The following proteins come from a genomic window of Limnohabitans sp. 103DPR2:
- a CDS encoding RrF2 family transcriptional regulator gives MLSQRAHQGILAMAHVAQTPAHRSVTVASIAQFLELSVSYTESLVKVLKQNDLLQASRGPGGGYQLKRDLQTLTAWDVVKCFEINDPSDHEKRPSTETVAVDLLYEEYLRIEQDFLKNFSLSALVSAVPANSQVQKVNNLPFNFKPLPKGLMPVAPNSVFDLSKFMQLTHA, from the coding sequence ATGCTCAGTCAACGCGCTCATCAAGGCATTTTGGCCATGGCCCATGTCGCTCAAACACCGGCCCATAGGTCGGTCACTGTGGCCAGCATTGCCCAATTTCTAGAATTGTCTGTGTCTTACACAGAAAGCTTGGTCAAAGTCTTGAAGCAAAACGACTTGTTGCAAGCTTCAAGGGGACCTGGCGGCGGTTACCAGTTGAAGAGAGATTTGCAAACCTTGACGGCATGGGACGTTGTGAAGTGCTTCGAAATCAATGACCCATCTGATCACGAAAAGAGACCCAGTACCGAGACAGTGGCAGTTGATCTCTTGTACGAAGAGTATTTGAGAATTGAACAGGACTTTTTGAAAAACTTCTCATTGAGTGCGCTGGTCAGTGCGGTGCCCGCTAATTCGCAGGTTCAAAAAGTGAACAATTTACCGTTCAACTTCAAGCCCTTGCCCAAAGGCTTGATGCCGGTTGCACCCAACTCGGTGTTCGACCTGTCGAAGTTCATGCAACTCACGCACGCTTGA
- a CDS encoding MerR family transcriptional regulator: MNLHKIGAVSSLSGVPTPTLRIWEARYQCFSPLKTASRHRLYSDDDVLKATLMKRLTEQGHSVSQIAQSSLQELNQLVQQHQGLGQQANAANRSTPFATVAIVGLPLASRVESKRFTEQMAPTQLRISDIFGSTEEMLQAQLQEQPELLLIQCHSLHAGVQVDIRRLVDKSQASHVIVLYSFGQAPVIESLKQWGMIVRREPLPESELSELILATLRVDLPSPINRGAEHAAIPARKYDDMALMRVTGISTQVLCECPKHVAELIMQLARFEQYSLDCLNKSSEDARIHAHLSAISGTARAMFEDALEMVAQHEGIDLQSLGN; encoded by the coding sequence ATGAATCTCCACAAAATTGGTGCTGTTTCAAGTTTAAGCGGGGTTCCCACGCCAACCCTGCGCATTTGGGAGGCGCGCTACCAATGCTTCTCACCTTTGAAAACTGCCAGCCGACATCGCTTGTATTCAGACGATGACGTTCTCAAAGCCACGCTCATGAAAAGACTCACAGAGCAAGGGCACAGCGTGAGCCAAATTGCTCAGAGCAGTTTGCAGGAACTCAATCAACTGGTCCAACAACATCAAGGTCTGGGACAACAGGCCAACGCGGCCAACAGGTCAACACCTTTTGCCACAGTTGCCATCGTGGGGTTGCCTTTGGCCAGTCGAGTGGAATCCAAAAGATTCACAGAACAGATGGCCCCTACTCAGCTGCGTATCTCCGACATCTTTGGTTCGACTGAAGAGATGCTGCAGGCTCAGCTTCAAGAACAACCTGAATTGCTGCTCATTCAGTGCCACTCACTTCACGCAGGCGTGCAAGTGGACATCCGTCGCTTGGTCGACAAAAGCCAAGCCTCACACGTCATCGTGCTTTACAGTTTTGGGCAAGCACCTGTGATTGAAAGCTTGAAGCAGTGGGGCATGATTGTTCGCAGAGAGCCGCTGCCAGAGTCAGAGCTGAGTGAGTTGATATTGGCCACACTCAGGGTTGACTTGCCAAGCCCCATCAACCGGGGTGCTGAACATGCGGCGATTCCAGCTCGCAAATACGACGACATGGCCTTGATGCGCGTCACCGGCATCTCAACGCAAGTCTTGTGCGAATGCCCTAAGCACGTGGCCGAGCTGATCATGCAACTGGCCAGGTTTGAACAATACAGCCTCGATTGCCTGAACAAATCCAGTGAAGACGCACGCATTCATGCCCATCTGAGCGCCATTTCGGGTACGGCGCGCGCCATGTTTGAAGACGCCCTGGAAATGGTGGCACAGCACGAAGGC